In Chloracidobacterium sp., the following proteins share a genomic window:
- a CDS encoding methyltransferase yields MESTRQQTEVSPASIMQVGLGFMGSKVLLTATNVGLFTLLARGEMSGKQIAEQLGLHDRGLYDFLDTLVGLGFLRRTGIRETSVYSNSADSDLFLDEGKPTYIGGILIMADNRLYRFWADLEEGLKTGKPQNEVKSGQEEVFKMLYSDPERLREFVLAMGGIQMASFAKFAAEFDFSSCKTLCDVGGSGGHLSIQVASHNPHMKCTSFDLPAVRPIASELIERAGVADRVVIADGDFFKDPLPRADVITMGNILHDWGTPDKKMLIGKAFDALPEGGSLVIIENIIDDERRENVFGLLMSLNMLIETDAGYDFSGADFDALAMDAGFKQTRVMPLMGPASAAIATK; encoded by the coding sequence ATGGAATCGACACGACAGCAAACTGAAGTAAGTCCAGCCTCGATAATGCAGGTGGGATTGGGATTTATGGGGTCGAAGGTGCTTCTGACAGCGACCAATGTGGGGCTGTTCACGCTGCTTGCCAGGGGCGAAATGTCGGGAAAGCAGATCGCCGAACAACTCGGTCTTCATGACCGCGGGCTCTATGACTTCCTTGACACTCTGGTCGGACTCGGCTTTCTGCGGCGGACCGGTATCCGTGAAACTTCCGTTTATAGCAACTCGGCCGATTCCGATCTCTTTCTCGACGAGGGTAAACCGACGTACATCGGCGGGATCCTGATAATGGCCGACAACCGGCTGTACCGTTTCTGGGCCGACCTCGAGGAGGGATTGAAGACCGGAAAACCGCAAAATGAGGTCAAATCGGGCCAGGAAGAGGTTTTCAAAATGCTCTATTCCGACCCCGAACGTCTTCGCGAATTCGTCTTGGCGATGGGTGGTATACAGATGGCGAGTTTTGCCAAGTTTGCAGCCGAGTTCGATTTCTCATCGTGCAAGACTCTTTGTGATGTCGGCGGTTCGGGCGGTCATCTTTCGATTCAGGTCGCGTCCCACAACCCACACATGAAGTGCACGTCATTCGACCTTCCCGCCGTAAGACCGATCGCATCGGAGTTGATAGAACGTGCCGGCGTCGCTGACCGAGTGGTAATTGCTGATGGCGACTTCTTCAAGGATCCCCTGCCAAGAGCCGACGTCATCACCATGGGCAACATCCTGCATGACTGGGGCACCCCAGACAAAAAGATGCTGATCGGAAAGGCGTTCGATGCCCTGCCGGAAGGAGGCTCTCTGGTTATTATCGAGAACATAATCGACGATGAAAGACGAGAGAATGTGTTCGGTTTATTGATGTCACTGAACATGCTGATCGAGACGGACGCCGGGTATGATTTTTCAGGCGCAGAT
- a CDS encoding CoA-acylating methylmalonate-semialdehyde dehydrogenase, with amino-acid sequence MKYSTVKNFLNGAFVESGASEWLDVTSPIDGNLLSRVPISTTSELDAVVASAKAAADGWAHTTIKERVQVFFKYRQLLEENLDELTALVSEENGKTWDEAKAEVEKSIELTEFACSMPQLVSGEILEVSKGVECRTDHFPLGVVASIVPFNFPLMVPNWTMPNALVLGNTMIMKPSELVPISCQRMAELLKEAGLPDGVFNIINGGKEIVEGICDHEDIEAVSFVGSTKVAKLVYQRSTNALKRCIALGGAKNHLFVLPDANPTMTATNVTASMSGCAGQRCMAAAAMLAVGDVDHIVNGICEEAKKVVPGKNLGAVISKAAKERIENYISEAERDGAKVLVDGRNATVEGKEGGTYVGPTVIDHVTPDMSVATEEIFGPVISIMRTDTVDDAIKIENANPYGNAASVFTQSGGMARHIMEHASAGMIGVNIGVPVPREPFSFGGWNESRFGANDITGKSSVEFWTKLKKTTIKWNPEAGVNWMS; translated from the coding sequence ATGAAGTATTCGACGGTCAAGAATTTTTTGAACGGAGCATTTGTAGAGAGCGGCGCATCCGAGTGGCTCGACGTGACATCACCGATCGACGGCAATCTACTCTCGCGAGTTCCGATTTCCACGACCTCTGAGCTCGATGCGGTCGTCGCTTCGGCAAAAGCCGCGGCCGACGGCTGGGCCCACACGACGATTAAAGAACGAGTGCAGGTATTCTTTAAGTATCGCCAGCTACTCGAGGAGAACCTTGACGAGCTGACGGCGCTCGTTTCTGAAGAGAATGGCAAGACGTGGGATGAGGCAAAGGCCGAGGTCGAGAAATCGATCGAGTTGACAGAGTTTGCCTGTTCGATGCCGCAGCTTGTTTCGGGCGAGATCCTTGAGGTCTCAAAGGGCGTCGAGTGCCGCACGGACCACTTTCCGCTCGGCGTCGTCGCGTCGATCGTGCCGTTCAATTTCCCGCTGATGGTGCCAAATTGGACGATGCCGAACGCTCTCGTTCTCGGCAACACGATGATAATGAAGCCCTCGGAGCTTGTGCCTATCTCGTGCCAGCGCATGGCCGAGTTGCTTAAGGAGGCGGGCCTGCCCGATGGCGTCTTTAACATCATCAACGGCGGCAAAGAGATCGTCGAGGGCATCTGTGACCACGAGGATATCGAGGCCGTGAGCTTTGTCGGCTCTACTAAGGTGGCGAAGCTCGTCTATCAACGCAGCACAAATGCGCTGAAACGCTGCATCGCTCTCGGCGGTGCAAAGAATCATTTGTTCGTTTTGCCTGACGCCAACCCAACGATGACCGCGACCAACGTTACAGCATCAATGTCCGGCTGCGCCGGGCAGCGCTGCATGGCCGCTGCGGCGATGCTTGCTGTTGGCGATGTGGACCACATCGTCAATGGAATTTGCGAGGAGGCTAAGAAGGTCGTGCCCGGCAAGAACCTTGGCGCGGTGATCTCGAAAGCCGCAAAAGAACGCATCGAAAACTACATCTCCGAGGCCGAACGCGACGGGGCGAAAGTTCTCGTCGATGGCCGCAACGCTACTGTCGAGGGCAAAGAAGGCGGCACCTACGTCGGCCCGACCGTGATCGATCATGTGACGCCAGACATGTCCGTCGCGACCGAAGAGATCTTCGGCCCCGTCATCTCGATTATGCGCACCGACACGGTCGATGATGCGATAAAGATCGAGAACGCAAATCCATACGGCAACGCTGCGTCGGTCTTTACGCAAAGCGGCGGCATGGCCCGTCACATCATGGAACACGCCTCGGCCGGAATGATCGGCGTCAACATCGGCGTGCCCGTCCCGCGCGAGCCGTTCTCGTTTGGCGGTTGGAACGAGTCCCGGTTTGGGGCGAACGACATTACGGGTAAAAGCTCGGTAGAGTTTTGGACAAAGTTGAAAAAGACCACGATCAAATGGAACCCAGAGGCGGGTGTGAATTGGATGAGTTAG
- a CDS encoding NCS1 family nucleobase:cation symporter-1 has protein sequence MNETIQHDDGRVELQPHVLDEIESSPLYNEDLAPVPILKRNWTTYNYAALWISMAHCIPTYMMASGLIAAGMNWWQALVTILLGNTIVLAPILLNSHPGTKYGIPFPVFARAAYGTVGSNLPALMRALVACGWFGIQAWIGGEALHTFFKAFIPGWETLLGGPIGGHTPTVWLSFLLFWAMNIAIIYRGMDLLRVVENWAAPYVLIMTALLLTWILYQANGVGFLLNEPGKFTTLGEFWKIFIPSLTAMIGFWATLSLNMPDFTRFGKSQREQVVGQVVALPTTMTIFAAMGILITSAALIVFPSMDPKDAWDPVKLVGQFSQPVVVAVSMFTVVVATLSVNIAANVVSPANDFANAFPKLISFRTGGLITGIIGILMQPWKLLADPSGYIFGWLVGYSGGLGSIAGVLIADYWLVRHKGLKLADLYRSKGEYGGWNWRAVIATLLGCFFAWIGLIIPTLSVLYDYGWFVGFGVAFFVHWALMKAALPAEETV, from the coding sequence ATGAACGAAACCATTCAACACGACGACGGCCGCGTAGAGCTGCAGCCGCATGTTCTAGACGAGATCGAGTCTTCGCCGCTCTATAACGAAGACCTCGCTCCTGTGCCAATCCTCAAACGCAACTGGACGACGTACAACTATGCGGCGCTCTGGATCTCGATGGCCCACTGCATACCGACGTATATGATGGCGTCGGGCCTGATCGCGGCGGGGATGAACTGGTGGCAGGCGCTCGTGACGATCCTACTTGGCAATACGATCGTCCTTGCGCCGATCCTGCTCAATTCGCATCCGGGGACGAAATACGGCATTCCGTTTCCCGTCTTTGCGCGGGCGGCGTATGGAACGGTCGGGTCGAATCTGCCTGCGCTTATGCGCGCACTTGTGGCGTGTGGCTGGTTTGGGATACAAGCGTGGATCGGCGGTGAGGCGTTGCACACGTTCTTTAAGGCGTTCATTCCGGGCTGGGAAACGCTCCTCGGCGGCCCGATCGGCGGGCACACGCCGACGGTGTGGCTGTCGTTTCTGCTCTTTTGGGCAATGAACATCGCCATCATTTATCGCGGCATGGATCTGTTGCGCGTTGTCGAGAATTGGGCCGCACCGTATGTTCTGATCATGACCGCATTGTTGCTCACGTGGATCTTGTATCAGGCGAATGGTGTCGGATTCCTCCTTAACGAGCCTGGTAAGTTTACGACGCTTGGCGAGTTTTGGAAGATATTCATCCCGAGCCTGACGGCGATGATCGGATTCTGGGCGACGCTGTCGCTCAACATGCCCGACTTTACACGCTTTGGCAAAAGCCAACGCGAACAGGTCGTCGGTCAGGTCGTTGCCTTGCCGACGACGATGACGATCTTTGCGGCGATGGGCATACTGATCACGTCGGCGGCGTTGATCGTATTTCCGTCAATGGACCCGAAAGACGCTTGGGACCCGGTGAAACTGGTGGGGCAATTCTCGCAGCCGGTCGTTGTCGCGGTGTCGATGTTTACGGTCGTTGTGGCGACGCTGTCGGTGAATATCGCTGCGAATGTCGTCTCGCCTGCGAATGATTTTGCCAACGCATTTCCCAAGCTCATCTCATTTCGCACCGGCGGACTGATCACAGGCATCATCGGCATTTTGATGCAGCCGTGGAAGCTGCTTGCCGACCCAAGCGGTTACATATTCGGCTGGCTGGTCGGTTACAGCGGCGGTTTGGGGTCGATAGCGGGCGTGTTGATAGCGGATTATTGGCTTGTTCGCCACAAGGGCCTTAAGCTCGCCGATCTCTATCGCAGCAAGGGCGAATATGGCGGCTGGAATTGGCGAGCGGTCATCGCAACTCTGTTAGGTTGCTTTTTTGCGTGGATAGGGTTGATAATTCCTACTCTCAGTGTGCTTTACGATTACGGCTGGTTTGTTGGTTTCGGTGTCGCATTTTTTGTTCATTGGGCGCTAATGAAGGCCGCACTGCCCGCTGAGGAAACAGTCTGA
- a CDS encoding protein kinase has translation MDSKRLKQIEDIYNAVVESPPDERESVLNNMCGDDAALRGEVESFLNVDSEPDNFLGSRPEALAAEMFAEEVSRTDLTGKVIAHYKIIKLLDTGGMGEVYLAEDTKLRRKAALKILPPEFSTDNERKKRFEKEARAVSALNHPNIITIYGIEETENTSFMATEFVDGHTLRHLIADKPMPWREAVNIALQITGALESAHSVGIIHRDIKPANIMVREDGIVKVLDFGLAKLMAADSGDHDTRDLTAPNRVMGTINYMSPEQALGERIDTRTDIFSFGVVLYEMLTGVVPFGGVRNSVTNSTISQTVPSVCESNAEIPKPLDQMIRHALEKDRNVRYQTFADLRNDLKNLLSDSQTGSYDHAFTGKTVLQTDPKGRQPTRPNSGIISSSKLSAAWLIAPVLILGLAAGVYWVYFLSKDSSTNNFQSTKLDVLTAHGLAVSVAISPDGKYIAYAKDEGGRHSLWLRQTASAGDTQIVPPGNAKYDYLRFSPDGNYLYFVGPDGVGQPSSLFQMTTLGRNRRKIITGVESQISFSPDGKQTAFIRVSEADNSIVIADEAGNERILKTRKYPEVYGDEVSWSPDGKLIAVPTLTRGATYAGGMAVVDVATGTETRIPLKEEKLLRISQIAWVNDGKGLIYTPYAADMGQRYQIRYASYPSGEVQNVTNDLSSYEDLSLTADSQTIVAVQREYSMGIWLTMESDFSSAVGINSKTAADDGERGIAWTKDGKIVFVSSEGGAQNIWRMDADGGNPKPLTEGYAFMKTFPSLSVGGDRITFFSRIVDPVTKELLPGNTFFQMDSEGQNVRQVVENGDAAFAAASANEDWVVHTSRADGVFRIWKTPLKGGEAVRLTDVDSISPAISRDGRSVAYFIREKDKPLKLGIVSIDGGAPLKIIELPATASMNPGIAWNRTGNGILFVNTLGTTSNIWTQPLDGTKPTPLTAFKEFQIAQFALNPEGTRLAVARGSRNQDIVLIKNIRK, from the coding sequence ATGGACTCCAAAAGGCTGAAACAGATCGAAGATATCTACAACGCTGTGGTGGAAAGTCCGCCGGACGAGCGTGAATCCGTCTTGAACAACATGTGCGGCGATGACGCCGCGCTGCGCGGCGAGGTCGAATCTTTTCTCAATGTTGATAGCGAGCCTGACAACTTTTTGGGATCGCGGCCCGAAGCTCTGGCTGCCGAGATGTTTGCGGAAGAGGTAAGCAGGACGGACCTAACGGGTAAGGTCATAGCCCATTACAAGATCATAAAACTGTTGGACACCGGCGGCATGGGTGAGGTTTATCTTGCCGAGGACACAAAGCTTCGTCGCAAGGCCGCTCTCAAAATACTGCCGCCGGAATTTTCGACAGACAATGAACGCAAGAAGCGCTTTGAAAAGGAAGCCCGCGCCGTTTCGGCGCTCAATCATCCGAATATCATTACGATCTACGGGATCGAAGAAACCGAAAACACAAGTTTCATGGCGACCGAGTTTGTTGACGGACACACGTTGCGTCATTTGATCGCCGACAAGCCCATGCCATGGCGGGAAGCCGTCAATATCGCCTTGCAGATCACCGGGGCTCTCGAGTCGGCACACTCGGTCGGCATTATCCACCGCGATATCAAACCCGCCAACATAATGGTCCGCGAGGACGGCATCGTGAAGGTCCTGGATTTCGGGTTGGCGAAACTGATGGCGGCTGATTCGGGAGATCATGATACCCGCGACCTGACGGCGCCAAATCGCGTTATGGGCACGATCAATTACATGTCGCCGGAACAAGCACTCGGCGAACGTATCGATACGCGGACTGACATTTTTAGTTTTGGAGTGGTGTTATACGAAATGCTGACGGGCGTGGTGCCGTTTGGCGGGGTAAGAAATTCGGTAACCAATTCAACGATCAGTCAGACGGTGCCATCGGTTTGTGAATCAAATGCAGAAATTCCAAAGCCATTGGATCAGATGATCAGGCACGCTCTGGAAAAAGACCGCAATGTGCGTTACCAAACATTCGCGGATCTGCGTAACGACCTGAAGAACCTGCTGAGCGATTCTCAGACAGGCTCGTATGATCACGCTTTCACCGGCAAGACGGTGTTACAGACCGATCCGAAGGGCCGCCAACCGACGCGACCTAACAGCGGGATAATATCGAGTTCAAAGTTGTCGGCGGCTTGGCTGATCGCGCCGGTTTTGATCCTGGGATTGGCTGCCGGTGTCTATTGGGTGTATTTCTTGTCGAAAGACTCGTCCACCAACAACTTTCAATCAACTAAGCTGGATGTCCTGACCGCGCATGGCTTGGCTGTGTCGGTTGCCATTTCGCCAGACGGCAAATATATCGCCTACGCCAAAGACGAGGGCGGACGGCACAGCCTCTGGCTGCGGCAGACGGCGAGTGCGGGCGATACGCAGATCGTTCCGCCAGGAAACGCGAAATACGATTATTTGAGGTTTTCGCCGGATGGAAATTATCTCTACTTTGTCGGTCCGGACGGTGTCGGTCAGCCGTCTTCGCTTTTTCAAATGACGACGCTCGGACGCAATCGGCGCAAAATAATCACCGGCGTTGAAAGCCAAATCTCATTTTCTCCCGACGGCAAACAAACAGCTTTTATCAGAGTTTCGGAAGCAGATAATTCGATCGTCATCGCCGACGAAGCGGGCAACGAACGCATCTTAAAGACCCGCAAATACCCCGAAGTTTACGGGGATGAAGTTTCCTGGTCGCCCGACGGAAAACTGATCGCGGTTCCGACCTTGACGCGCGGCGCGACATACGCGGGCGGAATGGCGGTGGTTGATGTGGCCACCGGCACCGAGACGCGAATTCCATTGAAGGAAGAGAAACTGCTTCGCATCAGTCAGATCGCTTGGGTGAATGATGGAAAAGGCTTGATCTATACGCCGTATGCCGCGGATATGGGGCAGCGTTACCAGATACGATACGCTTCATATCCGAGCGGCGAAGTTCAAAATGTGACTAACGATCTTTCCAGCTACGAAGATCTCAGTTTGACGGCTGATTCTCAAACGATCGTAGCGGTTCAGCGCGAATATTCGATGGGCATCTGGCTAACGATGGAAAGTGATTTTTCGAGCGCGGTCGGCATTAATTCAAAAACCGCGGCCGACGATGGCGAACGCGGCATCGCGTGGACAAAGGATGGCAAGATCGTGTTTGTTTCGAGCGAAGGCGGTGCCCAGAATATCTGGCGCATGGATGCGGACGGCGGCAATCCGAAGCCCTTAACCGAGGGTTATGCCTTCATGAAAACTTTCCCATCACTTTCGGTCGGCGGCGACCGGATAACTTTTTTCAGCCGGATAGTTGATCCTGTCACGAAAGAATTATTACCCGGCAACACGTTTTTTCAGATGGATTCCGAAGGGCAAAATGTGCGGCAGGTCGTGGAGAACGGCGATGCGGCTTTTGCGGCGGCTTCGGCGAATGAAGATTGGGTGGTTCACACGAGCCGGGCCGACGGCGTATTCCGCATCTGGAAAACTCCACTCAAAGGCGGAGAGGCCGTCAGATTAACTGATGTAGATTCAATTTCGCCGGCGATTTCCCGCGACGGCAGATCGGTCGCCTATTTTATCCGCGAAAAAGACAAACCCTTAAAGCTCGGCATCGTTTCGATCGACGGCGGCGCGCCGCTAAAAATTATTGAACTGCCCGCCACCGCGAGTATGAACCCCGGCATAGCCTGGAATAGAACCGGCAACGGCATCCTGTTCGTAAACACGCTCGGCACGACGTCCAACATCTGGACTCAACCGCTTGACGGCACGAAGCCGACGCCGCTTACCGCTTTCAAAGAATTCCAGATCGCTCAATTTGCTCTCAACCCCGAAGGCACACGTTTGGCTGTCGCGCGCGGCTCGCGAAATCAAGATATCGTCCTGATAAAAAATATACGCAAGTGA
- a CDS encoding sigma-70 family RNA polymerase sigma factor — protein MAIDDSHEITLLLADWAKGDDQALEQLMPLIYDELRRMARNHMRRQPSGHTFQTTELIHEAYLKLAKQGEQNWQNRAHFFGVAASAMRHILVDYARSKSSQKRGGWQEKVTLAENARVATDHSKDIIALDDALKSLAILDGRKSRVVELKYFGGITNEEVAEVLKISTDTVKRDWRFARTWLLRELTVEQ, from the coding sequence ATGGCCATCGACGATTCGCATGAGATTACCCTCTTGCTGGCTGATTGGGCGAAAGGTGACGATCAAGCCCTCGAGCAGCTAATGCCGCTTATTTATGACGAACTGCGTCGCATGGCAAGAAATCATATGCGGCGTCAACCGTCGGGCCATACGTTTCAAACCACTGAGTTGATACATGAGGCGTATCTCAAACTTGCCAAACAGGGCGAACAGAATTGGCAAAACCGCGCGCATTTCTTCGGCGTCGCTGCCTCTGCGATGAGGCATATACTGGTCGATTACGCGCGTTCAAAAAGCAGCCAAAAACGCGGCGGCTGGCAGGAAAAAGTGACGCTCGCGGAGAATGCTCGCGTTGCAACGGATCATTCGAAAGACATTATTGCCCTCGACGATGCTCTAAAGAGTCTCGCGATCCTCGATGGGCGCAAGAGTCGCGTCGTCGAATTGAAATATTTTGGCGGCATCACTAATGAAGAGGTCGCCGAAGTCCTAAAAATTTCGACCGACACCGTCAAACGCGACTGGCGTTTTGCCCGAACCTGGCTGCTGCGTGAATTGACGGTTGAGCAGTGA
- the hydA gene encoding dihydropyrimidinase, giving the protein MRTLIKNGRVVTAVDDYIADIFIDGETVTTIGKSLDVEADVVIDASGKLVIPGGIDPHTHMELPFGGTQSSDDFFTGTRAAAHGGTTTIIDFAVQTKGESMTAGVDAWRKKAEGKTCIDYGFHLITTEFEDGSEKEMYSLMDEGITSFKLFMAYPGVFLADDATIFRAMSAAGNSGGLICMHAENGIVINEIIKRFLADGRTAPKYHAVTRPTIAEAEGVHRAIAIAEMAESPVYIVHLSCTDALNQVRQARDRGIPAFAETCPQYLFHNIDDYGDGWDGAKYVMTPPLREKHNCGELWKGLKMDDLQVISTDHCPFCMKEQKELGLGDFTKIPNGAPGVENRLALIYNGGVVENRISLNRFVELTSTTAAKMFGMFPKKGTIAVGSDADIVIFDPNDETTFGVEHEHMNVDYSSYEGWTIKGKVETVLSRGRVVIRNGEHTGKQGDGQFIKRGECVRI; this is encoded by the coding sequence ATGAGAACCTTGATCAAAAACGGACGAGTGGTCACTGCGGTTGACGATTACATCGCCGACATCTTTATCGATGGCGAGACGGTGACGACTATTGGCAAGTCCCTCGATGTCGAGGCCGATGTCGTTATCGACGCATCGGGCAAGCTTGTCATTCCCGGCGGGATCGATCCGCATACGCATATGGAATTGCCGTTTGGCGGGACTCAAAGCTCCGACGATTTTTTTACCGGTACGCGGGCGGCTGCCCATGGCGGGACGACGACGATCATTGATTTTGCGGTGCAGACGAAGGGCGAATCAATGACTGCGGGTGTCGATGCGTGGCGTAAGAAGGCGGAAGGGAAGACTTGCATCGACTATGGTTTTCATCTGATCACGACCGAGTTTGAGGACGGCAGCGAGAAAGAGATGTATTCGCTGATGGACGAAGGCATCACTTCGTTCAAGCTGTTCATGGCGTATCCGGGCGTGTTTTTGGCGGACGATGCGACGATATTTCGGGCAATGTCTGCGGCGGGAAACAGCGGCGGCCTCATCTGTATGCACGCCGAAAATGGGATCGTCATCAACGAGATCATCAAGCGGTTTCTCGCCGACGGACGAACCGCTCCGAAATATCACGCGGTTACTCGCCCAACCATCGCCGAGGCCGAAGGCGTACATCGCGCTATCGCGATAGCCGAGATGGCTGAGTCGCCGGTTTACATCGTGCATCTGTCGTGCACGGACGCGCTAAACCAGGTGCGGCAAGCTAGAGATCGGGGAATTCCGGCGTTTGCCGAAACCTGTCCGCAATATCTGTTTCACAATATCGACGATTACGGCGACGGCTGGGACGGGGCGAAGTACGTGATGACACCGCCGCTGCGCGAGAAGCATAACTGCGGTGAGCTTTGGAAAGGCCTCAAGATGGACGATCTGCAGGTGATCTCGACCGACCACTGTCCATTCTGCATGAAAGAGCAAAAAGAGCTCGGCCTCGGCGATTTCACAAAGATCCCGAACGGCGCTCCCGGCGTTGAAAATCGCCTCGCCCTCATCTACAACGGCGGCGTTGTCGAGAATCGAATTTCGCTCAATCGCTTTGTTGAACTCACCTCGACTACCGCCGCCAAGATGTTCGGCATGTTCCCGAAAAAGGGAACTATCGCGGTCGGCTCGGACGCAGACATCGTCATCTTCGACCCGAACGACGAGACGACATTTGGCGTCGAGCACGAACACATGAACGTCGATTATTCCTCCTACGAAGGCTGGACGATCAAAGGCAAGGTCGAAACGGTCCTCTCACGCGGCCGTGTCGTCATCCGAAACGGCGAACACACCGGTAAACAAGGCGACGGCCAGTTCATCAAACGCGGCGAGTGCGTGAGGATCTGA
- a CDS encoding alpha/beta fold hydrolase, which translates to MIRNFLISIALMSVLAVVANAQKAATTNGIVGKDHYVSSNGLKVYLWEKYHKDFSKTLAKTKKIVLLVHGATWTGRPDFDLQIRDYSLMDFLARNGYDVWAIDIHGYGRSEKTDKDWSDTSSAAGDIGAAVEYITKLRGVEKMNILGWSWGTQTTGLFTMRHPEKVEKLILFAMAWKPPPGMRLPAPPTEQYRKTDEAGARSDFIPGQFEPDVVDLYVKEALKEVPKAPNGVRVDMLTKLPLIDPAAIKVPTLIIRPEKDFLGTEAQTLEFFEKLGTNYKSYAFLPDGGHAILLEKNYRKFQNVVLGFLNQP; encoded by the coding sequence ATGATCAGAAATTTTCTTATTTCTATTGCGTTGATGTCGGTGCTCGCAGTCGTTGCTAATGCACAGAAGGCGGCGACGACAAATGGAATTGTCGGTAAGGACCATTATGTTTCAAGCAATGGTTTGAAGGTTTATCTGTGGGAGAAATACCACAAGGATTTTTCGAAGACTCTCGCGAAGACTAAGAAGATCGTGCTGTTGGTTCACGGAGCAACGTGGACGGGACGGCCGGATTTTGACTTGCAGATACGCGACTATTCGCTGATGGATTTTCTCGCCAGGAACGGCTATGACGTCTGGGCGATCGACATTCACGGCTACGGCAGGTCGGAAAAGACCGACAAGGATTGGTCGGACACGTCGTCGGCCGCCGGCGATATTGGCGCGGCTGTCGAATACATCACAAAGCTCCGCGGTGTCGAGAAAATGAATATCCTCGGCTGGTCGTGGGGAACGCAGACAACCGGCCTTTTCACGATGCGGCATCCGGAAAAGGTAGAAAAGCTGATCCTGTTCGCGATGGCATGGAAGCCGCCGCCGGGAATGAGACTTCCCGCGCCGCCAACCGAACAATACCGCAAGACTGACGAAGCCGGTGCGAGGTCGGATTTTATTCCCGGGCAATTTGAGCCCGATGTTGTTGACCTGTATGTCAAAGAAGCCCTGAAAGAAGTACCGAAAGCCCCGAACGGCGTGAGAGTCGATATGCTGACCAAACTGCCGCTTATAGACCCTGCTGCGATTAAGGTTCCTACGCTAATTATTCGTCCTGAAAAGGATTTCCTGGGTACCGAAGCACAAACGCTGGAATTTTTTGAAAAGCTCGGAACCAATTACAAAAGCTACGCCTTTCTTCCCGACGGCGGCCACGCAATTTTGCTTGAGAAGAACTACAGAAAGTTTCAAAATGTGGTGCTCGGATTCCTGAATCAACCTTAA